One Curtobacterium sp. MCLR17_032 genomic window carries:
- a CDS encoding FAD/NAD(P)-binding oxidoreductase — translation MTDHRYLIVGGGMVADSAARGIRELDPDGSIGIISEDVGRPYARPALSKKLWTDPDFSWDDKVDLHTEETGATFVLGTRVASIDRDAKTVTTDDGTVVGYERLLLATGGHPRDLPGLAPSDRVLSYRSAADYRTLRRHADANAHVVVVGGSYIGTEVAAGLVQNGARVTLVTPDDVLGGHMFPAGLAAAFQQRFVDAGVEVRTGRRVESGEATADGVTLTLDDGSTITADAAVAGLGIEPATQLAEDAGLAVDDGITVSSTLVTDDPAVFAAGDVASYPDRLLGTRRVEHVDNAQQQGRQAGRNLAGAGETYDHTPMFYSNVFDLGYEAVGVVSSSLRTVEDWAEPNVTGVVYHLGDDDLVAGVLLWNVSGKTDEARKVLAEAHALTPDALPGLISAD, via the coding sequence ATGACCGACCACCGCTACCTCATCGTCGGCGGCGGGATGGTCGCCGACTCCGCTGCCCGCGGCATCCGCGAGCTCGACCCCGACGGCTCGATCGGGATCATCAGCGAGGACGTCGGCCGCCCCTACGCCCGTCCGGCACTGTCCAAGAAGCTCTGGACCGACCCGGACTTCAGCTGGGACGACAAGGTCGACCTGCACACCGAGGAGACCGGGGCGACCTTCGTCCTGGGCACCCGGGTCGCGTCGATCGACCGGGACGCGAAGACCGTCACGACAGACGACGGCACCGTCGTCGGCTACGAGCGGCTGCTCCTGGCGACCGGCGGCCACCCGCGTGACCTGCCCGGGCTCGCGCCGTCCGACCGCGTGCTCAGCTACCGCAGCGCCGCCGACTACCGCACGCTCCGCCGGCACGCCGACGCGAACGCCCACGTGGTCGTCGTCGGCGGCAGTTACATCGGCACCGAGGTCGCGGCCGGGCTCGTCCAGAACGGCGCCCGCGTCACGCTCGTCACCCCCGACGACGTGCTCGGTGGCCACATGTTCCCGGCCGGCCTCGCCGCCGCCTTCCAGCAGCGCTTCGTCGACGCCGGCGTGGAGGTCCGCACCGGCCGCCGCGTCGAGTCCGGCGAGGCGACCGCGGACGGCGTCACGCTCACGCTCGACGACGGTTCCACGATCACGGCGGACGCCGCCGTGGCGGGCCTCGGCATCGAGCCCGCGACGCAGCTCGCCGAGGACGCCGGCCTGGCGGTCGACGACGGCATCACGGTGTCGTCGACGCTCGTCACCGACGACCCCGCGGTCTTCGCCGCCGGGGACGTCGCGTCCTACCCGGACCGTCTGCTCGGCACCCGCCGCGTCGAGCACGTCGACAACGCCCAGCAGCAGGGCCGGCAGGCGGGTCGCAACCTGGCCGGCGCCGGCGAGACGTACGACCACACGCCGATGTTCTACTCGAACGTCTTCGACCTCGGGTACGAGGCCGTCGGCGTCGTGTCCTCGTCGCTCCGCACCGTCGAGGACTGGGCCGAGCCGAACGTCACCGGCGTCGTCTACCACCTGGGTGACGACGACCTGGTCGCCGGTGTGCTGCTCTGGAACGTCTCCGGCAAGACCGACGAGGCCCGGAAGGTCCTGGCGGAGGCGCACGCGCTGACGCCGGACGCGCTGCCCGGTCTCATCAGCGCGGACTGA
- a CDS encoding SDR family oxidoreductase, which translates to MDLGIQGKTALVFGGDSGIGWNTARILLAEGATVVVTDLDQSRLDTSADQLEAPVGRLHAFAADVRSAESLAALHEKVRDAVGEIDILVQSSGVTGAQGMFHEIDEAGWQETLDVDLMGPVRITREFIADLRNGGWGRIVYLVSEDASQPYDDELPYCAAKAGVLSFAKGLSRSYAKEGLLVNTVSPAFIHTPMTDAMMDKRSKQLGTSFDEAISSFLDEQRPYMELKRRGEPEEVANVVAFLCSELASFVNGSNYRVDSGSVATI; encoded by the coding sequence GTGGACCTCGGGATCCAGGGCAAGACCGCACTCGTCTTCGGTGGTGACTCCGGCATCGGCTGGAACACGGCACGCATCCTCCTGGCCGAGGGCGCGACCGTGGTCGTCACCGACCTCGACCAGAGTCGGCTCGACACCAGCGCCGACCAGCTCGAAGCGCCGGTCGGCAGACTGCACGCGTTCGCCGCGGACGTCCGCAGCGCCGAGAGCCTCGCGGCGCTGCACGAGAAGGTGCGGGACGCCGTCGGCGAGATCGACATCCTGGTGCAGTCCTCCGGTGTCACCGGCGCCCAGGGCATGTTCCACGAGATCGACGAGGCCGGCTGGCAGGAGACGCTCGACGTCGACCTGATGGGCCCGGTCCGGATCACCCGCGAGTTCATCGCGGACCTCCGGAACGGCGGCTGGGGTCGGATCGTCTACCTGGTGTCCGAGGACGCCTCGCAGCCGTACGACGACGAGCTGCCCTACTGCGCCGCCAAGGCCGGGGTGCTCTCGTTCGCCAAGGGCCTGTCGCGCTCGTACGCGAAGGAGGGGCTGCTCGTGAACACGGTCTCCCCCGCGTTCATCCACACCCCGATGACCGATGCCATGATGGACAAGCGGTCGAAGCAGCTCGGCACCTCGTTCGACGAGGCGATCTCGAGCTTCCTCGACGAGCAGCGTCCGTACATGGAACTCAAGCGTCGCGGGGAGCCGGAAGAGGTCGCGAACGTCGTCGCGTTCCTGTGCTCCGAGCTCGCCAGCTTCGTGAACGGCTCGAACTACCGCGTCGACTCCGGCTCGGTCGCCACCATCTGA
- a CDS encoding DNA starvation/stationary phase protection protein, producing the protein MHASDKLAANMQKVLVDLIDLHLQGKQAHWNILGTNFRDLHLQLDEIVDAAREFADDTAERMRALYAVPDGRSATVSATSHLDAFPEGEVATHDAIDLVTLRLYQATGTMRDVHDEVDEEDPTTADLLHGFIERLEQLAWMVSAENRTPRTPLAAATSPATAEASAHS; encoded by the coding sequence ATGCACGCATCGGACAAGCTCGCCGCCAACATGCAGAAGGTCCTCGTCGACCTCATCGACCTGCACCTGCAGGGCAAGCAGGCCCACTGGAACATCCTCGGCACCAACTTCCGTGACCTCCACCTGCAGCTCGACGAGATCGTCGACGCCGCCCGTGAGTTCGCCGACGACACCGCGGAGCGCATGCGCGCGCTGTACGCCGTGCCGGACGGCCGCTCGGCCACGGTCTCCGCGACCAGCCACCTCGACGCGTTCCCCGAGGGCGAGGTCGCCACGCATGACGCGATCGACCTGGTGACCCTCCGCCTGTACCAGGCCACCGGCACCATGCGTGACGTGCACGACGAGGTCGACGAGGAAGACCCGACGACCGCCGACCTGCTGCACGGCTTCATCGAGCGCCTCGAGCAGCTCGCCTGGATGGTCTCCGCCGAGAACCGCACGCCGCGCACGCCGCTCGCCGCCGCGACCAGCCCGGCGACCGCCGAAGCGTCCGCGCACTCCTGA
- a CDS encoding MarR family transcriptional regulator, translating to MTTQEITEPSGYWFPDDDATQRGVAVLNALRRYRASETAMRRRTRDSMGMGETDLLAVRHLLQAQRAGRSVSPKDLSAYLRISSASTTILVDRLVKSGHVRREPHPTDRRGLIIVPTVETDAEVRATLGIMHRRMMQIAEGLSATDARVVAMFLEEMRVAVDQVDPPVVGH from the coding sequence ATGACGACGCAGGAGATCACGGAGCCGTCCGGCTACTGGTTCCCGGACGACGACGCCACCCAGCGCGGTGTCGCCGTGTTGAACGCCCTGCGTCGCTACCGGGCCTCCGAGACGGCGATGCGCCGTCGCACCCGCGACTCGATGGGCATGGGCGAGACCGACCTGCTCGCCGTCCGTCACCTGCTGCAGGCCCAGCGCGCGGGCCGTTCGGTCAGCCCGAAGGACCTGTCCGCGTACCTCAGGATCTCGTCCGCGTCGACGACGATCCTGGTCGACCGCCTGGTGAAGAGCGGGCACGTCCGACGTGAGCCGCACCCCACCGACCGACGCGGGCTCATCATCGTGCCGACCGTCGAGACCGACGCCGAGGTCCGGGCCACGCTCGGCATCATGCACCGCCGCATGATGCAGATCGCCGAGGGCCTGTCCGCGACCGACGCCCGGGTGGTCGCGATGTTCCTCGAGGAGATGCGCGTCGCCGTCGACCAGGTCGACCCGCCCGTCGTCGGGCACTGA
- a CDS encoding NAD(P)H-dependent oxidoreductase, with product MTQIVALVGSLRAGSINRQLTEAAAQHAPEGIELSVFDGIVDLPFYNEDIDGDTPPEAAVAFRRAIADADGVLLVTPEYNGTMPAVLKNALDWASRPFGASPISGKPLAVIGSAFGQYGGVWAHDDARKAAGIAGAKVLEDVKVAIPQSVVRFAETHPREDEEVVGLVRGALTALADAAAEPVAA from the coding sequence ATGACCCAGATCGTCGCGCTCGTGGGAAGCCTCCGCGCCGGATCCATCAACCGCCAGCTCACCGAGGCAGCCGCCCAGCACGCTCCGGAGGGCATCGAGCTCTCGGTCTTCGACGGCATCGTCGACCTGCCCTTCTACAACGAGGACATCGACGGCGACACCCCGCCCGAGGCCGCGGTCGCGTTCCGCCGGGCCATCGCCGACGCCGACGGCGTCCTGCTCGTCACGCCCGAGTACAACGGCACGATGCCGGCCGTGCTGAAGAACGCGCTCGACTGGGCCTCGCGTCCGTTCGGTGCCTCGCCGATCTCCGGCAAGCCGCTCGCCGTCATCGGTTCGGCCTTCGGGCAGTACGGCGGCGTCTGGGCACACGACGACGCCCGCAAGGCCGCCGGCATCGCGGGCGCGAAGGTCCTGGAGGACGTCAAGGTCGCGATCCCGCAGTCCGTCGTCCGCTTCGCCGAGACGCACCCGCGTGAGGACGAAGAGGTCGTCGGCCTCGTCCGCGGCGCCCTGACCGCGCTGGCCGACGCAGCCGCCGAGCCGGTCGCCGCGTAA
- a CDS encoding glycoside hydrolase family 13 protein: MTPRRTPSDTPRTPDPNWWRQAVVYQVYPRSFADSDADGIGDIAGVTSRVPYLSELGVDAIWLSPFYPSPLADGGYDVADYRDVDPKLGSLDRIDELIHAAHEHDLRVVVDLVPNHTSDQHEWFRAALAAAPGSPERARYVFREGAGPDGEQPPSDWVSNFGGSAWTRVPDGQWYLHLFAPEQPDLDWTNPEVHQDFEHTLRFWSDRGVDGFRVDVAHGLAKDLSEPYRPSNEQDLPLDGSDPLYDRDEVHEIFAAWRKVLNGYTPPRAAIAEAWAPAPRRVLYARPTELGQAFNFDLLEAPFDATEFRTLIAQNLEGAATSGGSSTWVLSNHDVVRHATRYGLPDGTDTDEWLMSDGETPPLDREGGLRRARAATLLVLALPGSSYVYQGEELGLHEAPAIPHYQLQDPKWLRTGHTVKGRDGCRVPIPWTEDGPSFGFGDAAPHLPQPSDFGSSSVEAEDRVPGSTLSFYREALSARSRLQQGEELEWIETASPEVVAFARHDGWRSYTNFGSAPVPMPEGAVVVTSAPLTDGELPGYTTVWVA, encoded by the coding sequence GTGACCCCGAGACGCACGCCGAGCGACACGCCCCGCACCCCCGACCCGAACTGGTGGCGGCAGGCCGTCGTCTACCAGGTCTACCCGCGCAGCTTCGCGGACTCCGACGCGGACGGCATCGGCGACATCGCCGGTGTCACCAGCCGGGTGCCGTACCTGTCCGAGCTCGGCGTCGACGCGATCTGGCTGTCGCCGTTCTACCCCTCGCCCCTCGCCGACGGCGGGTACGACGTCGCCGACTACCGCGACGTCGACCCCAAGCTCGGCTCGCTCGACCGGATCGACGAACTCATCCACGCGGCCCACGAGCACGACTTGCGGGTCGTCGTCGACCTGGTGCCGAACCACACCTCGGACCAGCACGAGTGGTTCCGCGCCGCGCTCGCCGCCGCTCCCGGTTCCCCGGAACGGGCCCGCTACGTGTTCCGCGAGGGCGCCGGACCGGACGGCGAGCAGCCGCCGAGCGACTGGGTCTCCAACTTCGGCGGCAGCGCCTGGACCCGGGTGCCGGACGGCCAGTGGTACCTGCACCTGTTCGCGCCGGAGCAGCCCGACCTGGACTGGACGAACCCGGAGGTCCACCAGGACTTCGAGCACACCCTGCGCTTCTGGTCCGACCGCGGCGTCGACGGGTTCCGGGTGGACGTCGCACACGGGCTCGCGAAGGACCTGTCGGAGCCGTACCGCCCGTCGAACGAGCAGGACCTGCCGCTCGACGGCTCGGACCCGCTGTACGACCGCGACGAGGTGCACGAGATCTTCGCCGCCTGGCGGAAGGTGCTCAACGGCTACACTCCGCCCCGCGCCGCGATCGCCGAGGCCTGGGCGCCCGCGCCCCGCCGGGTGCTGTACGCCCGGCCGACCGAGCTCGGACAGGCCTTCAACTTCGACCTGCTCGAGGCCCCGTTCGACGCGACCGAGTTCCGCACGCTCATCGCGCAGAACCTCGAGGGTGCCGCGACGTCCGGCGGCTCGAGCACCTGGGTGCTGTCCAACCACGACGTCGTCCGGCACGCCACCCGGTACGGACTGCCCGACGGCACCGACACCGACGAGTGGCTGATGTCCGACGGCGAGACCCCGCCGCTCGACCGGGAGGGCGGACTCCGACGCGCGCGGGCGGCGACCCTGCTCGTCCTCGCACTGCCGGGCTCGTCGTACGTCTACCAGGGCGAGGAACTCGGCCTGCACGAGGCGCCCGCCATCCCGCACTACCAGCTGCAGGACCCGAAGTGGCTCCGCACCGGGCACACGGTCAAGGGCCGGGACGGCTGCCGTGTGCCGATCCCGTGGACCGAGGACGGGCCGTCGTTCGGCTTCGGCGATGCCGCACCGCACCTGCCGCAGCCGTCGGACTTCGGTTCGTCGAGCGTCGAGGCCGAGGACCGCGTGCCCGGCTCGACGCTGTCGTTCTACCGCGAGGCGCTGTCCGCCCGCAGCCGTCTGCAGCAGGGCGAGGAGCTCGAGTGGATCGAGACGGCGTCGCCTGAGGTCGTCGCGTTCGCGCGGCACGACGGGTGGCGGTCGTACACGAACTTCGGTTCTGCGCCGGTGCCGATGCCCGAGGGTGCGGTCGTCGTGACGTCGGCCCCGCTGACGGACGGCGAGCTGCCCGGGTACACGACGGTCTGGGTGGCGTAG
- a CDS encoding DUF11 domain-containing protein codes for MTHDTKRLRPPAVATRGAPPGRRRRLPRWGAATAVLVALAAATPLGAEAPAAADDLAFPFSTGFATAAGGTLSGDARIVDGRLRLTDAVFRAAGAWAMDDSFPSDRGLDIEFDYAMYTPDEQGADGLLLSLADGSVPPGVGAFGSALGYSCRDEVSQGQSTCTLPGLPGAFAAIALDQYGNFSLPFNDSGPGRTPETVTVRGSGNGLTGYRFVQHAEIAGGVATGTRTTRKVHVVLQPEDDGLTVTVQLSAAGGELRTVLDHVQLAGPGQAPLPATLRLGFTGGTGSFRSVHEVDALRVAAPADLRIEHDMPPVVAGDRVRYTVTASNVGGNASDPSAVTVDVPDQLRDVRWTCSVPGPSSCREASGTGDVATAVALERGAAATFTIEGLLDPGASGQIESAARIAAAPGLSDTNPADNTSRAAAPVTAIAQVTTGKSVSPERVSPGDEVEYTVTARNAGPSTARDVGAVDDLPAQLAFVDSGGPGGSGGACSAAGQRVTCSGGGDLEPGQEHAFRFRARLDPGYAGDGSDVVNVATATSPTDPDGGEQSPEVPIKTIDPGDPGDPGDPGDPGDPGDPGDPGDPDGPGATATPSPTATPSASAVPGGAGDAGGAGGADAGGAGSGNGGPGDATPPRTGALAYTGAQGLALTGLVALLLAGVGTTVWLHRRRSRAGTDPAPQSRGPVTAESATADSSVGAGLFADLAGPTGQR; via the coding sequence ATGACACACGACACGAAGCGCCTCCGACCACCCGCCGTCGCCACCCGGGGTGCCCCTCCCGGCCGACGGCGGCGGCTCCCGCGATGGGGTGCCGCCACCGCGGTCCTCGTCGCCCTGGCCGCGGCGACCCCGCTCGGCGCCGAGGCACCGGCGGCCGCGGACGACCTCGCCTTCCCGTTCTCGACCGGGTTCGCGACCGCCGCCGGCGGGACCCTCAGCGGTGACGCCCGCATCGTCGACGGACGCCTCCGCCTGACGGACGCCGTCTTCCGGGCCGCGGGCGCCTGGGCGATGGACGACTCGTTCCCGTCGGACCGGGGGCTCGACATCGAGTTCGACTACGCGATGTACACGCCGGACGAGCAGGGGGCCGACGGCCTGCTGCTGTCCCTGGCGGACGGTTCGGTGCCGCCCGGCGTCGGGGCCTTCGGCTCGGCCCTCGGTTACTCGTGCCGCGACGAGGTGTCGCAGGGGCAGTCCACCTGCACGCTGCCCGGCCTGCCCGGGGCCTTCGCCGCCATCGCGCTCGACCAGTACGGCAACTTCTCGTTGCCGTTCAACGACAGCGGCCCCGGTCGGACCCCGGAGACCGTCACCGTCCGCGGCTCCGGCAACGGGCTGACCGGGTACCGGTTCGTCCAGCACGCCGAGATCGCCGGCGGCGTCGCGACCGGCACCCGGACCACGCGGAAGGTCCACGTGGTCCTGCAGCCCGAGGACGACGGCCTGACCGTCACCGTCCAGCTGTCCGCTGCCGGCGGCGAGCTCCGGACCGTGCTCGACCACGTGCAGCTGGCGGGCCCGGGACAGGCACCGCTGCCGGCGACGCTCCGCCTGGGCTTCACCGGGGGCACCGGCTCGTTCCGGAGTGTGCACGAGGTCGACGCCCTCCGGGTGGCGGCACCCGCGGACCTCCGCATCGAGCACGACATGCCACCCGTCGTCGCCGGGGACCGCGTCCGCTACACGGTGACCGCGTCGAACGTCGGCGGCAACGCGTCCGATCCCAGCGCCGTCACCGTCGACGTCCCCGACCAGCTGCGGGACGTCCGGTGGACCTGCAGTGTGCCGGGTCCGTCGTCCTGTCGCGAAGCCTCCGGCACCGGGGACGTCGCCACCGCGGTCGCCCTCGAGCGCGGAGCGGCCGCCACGTTCACGATCGAGGGGCTGCTCGACCCCGGCGCCTCCGGTCAGATCGAGAGCGCCGCGCGGATCGCCGCCGCCCCGGGGCTGTCCGACACGAACCCGGCGGACAACACCTCGCGGGCTGCGGCGCCCGTGACCGCGATCGCCCAGGTGACGACGGGCAAGAGCGTCAGCCCGGAGCGGGTCTCGCCGGGCGACGAGGTCGAGTACACCGTCACCGCGCGGAACGCCGGCCCGTCCACGGCCCGTGACGTCGGGGCGGTCGACGACCTGCCGGCACAGCTGGCCTTCGTCGACTCGGGCGGACCGGGCGGCTCGGGCGGTGCCTGCTCGGCGGCGGGGCAGCGGGTGACCTGCAGTGGCGGCGGGGACCTGGAGCCCGGGCAGGAGCACGCGTTCCGGTTCCGGGCACGGCTCGACCCGGGGTACGCGGGCGACGGGTCGGACGTGGTGAACGTCGCGACGGCCACCTCGCCCACCGATCCGGACGGCGGTGAGCAGTCGCCGGAGGTCCCGATCAAGACGATCGACCCTGGTGACCCTGGTGACCCTGGTGACCCTGGTGACCCTGGTGACCCTGGTGACCCTGGTGACCCGGGCGATCCGGACGGGCCGGGCGCGACGGCGACACCGAGTCCGACGGCGACACCGAGCGCCAGCGCTGTGCCCGGCGGCGCGGGCGATGCGGGCGGTGCCGGCGGCGCGGACGCCGGGGGAGCCGGGTCCGGGAACGGCGGCCCCGGGGACGCGACGCCACCGCGCACGGGGGCGCTCGCCTACACCGGTGCGCAGGGCCTCGCACTCACGGGGCTCGTCGCCCTCCTGCTCGCAGGTGTCGGGACGACCGTGTGGCTGCACCGTCGTCGGTCTCGCGCCGGAACGGACCCGGCGCCGCAGAGTCGGGGGCCAGTGACGGCCGAGAGTGCCACGGCGGACTCCTCGGTCGGAGCGGGCCTGTTCGCTGACCTGGCCGGACCGACCGGACAGCGGTAG
- a CDS encoding DUF308 domain-containing protein, translating into MSHSVDDAEQRARYWPVPVLRAVPAAVIAMVITFSPNHSAGFGLVLFGVFALVDGAVLAWGSAARLPGDDRSRRSGLVQAALSIVAGIAALACTGLGLPAFITLVVAFALLTGALELSQGVRARRRSPFARDWTTIGGLTLLLAIAFLLTPPDYSQQLGGVEKVTGTLDAPIVLVGLLGAYLAIAAVFHLIAGLSHKWGTAAPAATPDGAPHA; encoded by the coding sequence GTGTCCCACTCCGTGGACGACGCCGAGCAGCGAGCACGGTACTGGCCGGTCCCGGTCCTCCGGGCCGTCCCCGCCGCCGTGATCGCGATGGTGATCACGTTCTCCCCGAACCACTCCGCCGGCTTCGGCCTGGTGCTGTTCGGGGTCTTCGCCCTCGTCGACGGCGCGGTCCTCGCCTGGGGCAGTGCCGCACGGCTCCCCGGTGACGACCGTTCGCGGCGCTCCGGCCTGGTGCAGGCGGCACTCTCGATCGTCGCCGGCATCGCCGCGCTCGCCTGCACCGGACTCGGACTGCCGGCGTTCATCACCCTCGTCGTGGCGTTCGCCCTCCTGACCGGCGCACTCGAACTGTCACAGGGTGTGCGGGCCCGTCGGCGCTCGCCGTTCGCCCGTGACTGGACGACGATCGGCGGCCTCACGCTGTTGCTCGCGATCGCGTTCCTCCTGACACCGCCGGACTACTCGCAGCAGCTCGGCGGGGTGGAGAAGGTGACCGGCACCCTCGACGCGCCGATCGTCCTGGTCGGGCTCCTCGGCGCCTACCTCGCCATCGCGGCGGTCTTCCACCTGATCGCCGGCCTCTCGCACAAGTGGGGAACGGCTGCCCCGGCGGCCACCCCGGACGGAGCACCACACGCATGA
- a CDS encoding DHA2 family efflux MFS transporter permease subunit produces MILAVCCMSLFIVSMDSTVVNVALPSIGRELHSTISGLQWTIDAYTLVLASLLLLSGSTADRIGRRTTFQVGLALFTAGSLLCSLAPSVGWLVVFRMVQAVGGSMMNPVAMSIITATFDDARERARAVGVWGAVVGVSLGVGPLVGGALTDTVGWRAIFLINVPIGIAAVVLTFLFVPESRSPKPRKLDPLGQGIVIVLLASLVGGLIEGPRLGWVSPGALALFVLAAAALVALVVVEGRTAEPLIDLRFFRSIPFSSAVGTALVAFGANGAFLFLIALYLQEVRGMTPFQAGLWTLPSAVMTMLVSPISGRLIGTVGTRVPLVLAGIGIAGAGAVLTTVQASTPMWVLVAAFVLFGFGFGMVNAPITNTAVSGMPRAQSGSAAAVASTSRQTGVSLGVALAGTVTGASAVATVGSGFAVATHPMWWIVVGIGAAIVLVGFLSTTAAARRSVESIAPLLRG; encoded by the coding sequence GTGATCCTCGCGGTCTGCTGCATGAGCCTGTTCATCGTCTCGATGGACTCCACCGTGGTGAACGTCGCACTGCCGTCGATCGGCCGTGAGCTCCACAGCACCATCTCCGGCCTGCAGTGGACCATCGACGCCTACACGCTCGTCCTCGCCAGCCTCCTGCTGCTGTCCGGTTCCACGGCGGACCGCATCGGTCGACGCACCACCTTCCAGGTCGGACTGGCGCTGTTCACGGCGGGTTCGCTGCTGTGCTCCCTCGCTCCGAGCGTCGGCTGGCTCGTCGTCTTCCGCATGGTCCAGGCCGTCGGCGGCTCGATGATGAACCCAGTCGCGATGAGCATCATCACGGCGACCTTCGACGACGCCCGGGAGCGGGCCCGGGCGGTCGGCGTCTGGGGTGCCGTCGTCGGTGTCTCGCTGGGCGTCGGGCCGCTCGTCGGCGGTGCGCTGACGGACACCGTCGGATGGCGGGCGATCTTCCTCATCAACGTGCCGATCGGCATCGCCGCGGTGGTCCTGACGTTCCTGTTCGTGCCGGAGTCCCGCTCGCCGAAGCCGCGGAAGCTCGACCCGCTCGGACAGGGCATCGTGATCGTGTTGCTGGCGAGCCTGGTCGGCGGTCTCATCGAGGGACCACGTCTGGGGTGGGTGTCGCCGGGTGCCCTCGCACTGTTCGTCCTGGCTGCGGCCGCGCTCGTGGCCCTCGTGGTCGTCGAGGGGCGCACCGCCGAGCCCCTCATCGACCTGCGGTTCTTCCGGAGCATCCCGTTCTCGTCCGCCGTGGGCACCGCACTCGTGGCGTTCGGCGCGAACGGGGCGTTCCTCTTCCTCATCGCGCTCTACCTGCAGGAGGTCCGGGGGATGACCCCGTTCCAGGCCGGCCTCTGGACCCTGCCGTCCGCGGTGATGACGATGCTCGTGTCGCCGATCTCCGGCCGGCTGATCGGCACCGTGGGCACCCGGGTGCCGCTCGTCCTCGCCGGCATCGGGATCGCCGGAGCCGGGGCGGTCCTCACGACCGTGCAGGCGTCGACTCCGATGTGGGTGCTCGTCGCCGCGTTCGTGCTGTTCGGCTTCGGGTTCGGCATGGTGAACGCGCCGATCACGAACACCGCCGTGTCGGGGATGCCCCGCGCGCAGTCCGGGTCCGCGGCCGCCGTCGCCTCGACCAGCCGGCAGACCGGGGTGTCGCTCGGCGTCGCCCTGGCCGGCACCGTCACCGGAGCGAGCGCGGTGGCCACCGTGGGCTCCGGGTTCGCGGTCGCCACGCACCCGATGTGGTGGATCGTCGTCGGCATCGGGGCGGCGATCGTCCTGGTCGGCTTCCTGTCCACCACGGCCGCCGCCCGACGGTCCGTCGAGAGCATCGCCCCGCTGCTGCGCGGCTGA
- a CDS encoding LysR family transcriptional regulator, whose protein sequence is METRLLEQFVTVAAEGSVTRAAERLWAAQSTVSAGIASLERTLGVRLFERGGRRLVLTATGEDLLPHARAVLESLDRMRDLAAVSDAELRGRVRLGIFTSMDVVDLTGVLRGFRQRHPLVAVELMTSPSGTTGLVQDLVAGRLDLAYTGLPVSPSGVVVEPLREMPFRVFVAADHPLAGRTSVSLAELADESFVDTAHGFGNRMILDGVLDRLGIRRRVVAEMNDMPAVVRFASAGIGVGVVPDSGVRHDGAVLELEDAVEPLRIGLAMRSDPEPNRATQALARAIVAARR, encoded by the coding sequence ATGGAGACCCGGCTGCTCGAACAGTTCGTCACCGTCGCCGCCGAGGGCAGCGTGACCCGCGCGGCAGAGCGGCTCTGGGCCGCGCAGTCCACCGTGTCGGCCGGGATCGCGAGCCTGGAGCGGACCCTCGGCGTGCGGCTCTTCGAGCGCGGCGGACGTCGGCTCGTCCTGACCGCCACCGGCGAGGACCTGCTCCCCCACGCCCGCGCCGTCCTCGAGTCCCTCGACCGGATGCGCGACCTGGCCGCGGTGTCCGACGCCGAACTGCGCGGACGCGTGCGTCTGGGGATCTTCACCAGCATGGACGTCGTCGACCTGACCGGCGTCCTGCGCGGGTTCCGGCAGCGCCACCCGCTGGTCGCCGTCGAGCTGATGACCTCGCCGAGCGGCACCACGGGACTGGTGCAGGACCTCGTCGCGGGACGGCTCGACCTGGCGTACACGGGGCTGCCGGTGAGCCCGTCCGGCGTCGTCGTCGAGCCCCTCCGCGAGATGCCGTTCCGGGTGTTCGTGGCCGCCGACCACCCGCTCGCCGGTCGGACGTCGGTGTCGCTCGCCGAACTCGCCGACGAGTCCTTCGTCGACACCGCGCACGGGTTCGGCAACCGGATGATCCTGGACGGCGTGCTCGACCGACTCGGGATCCGGCGTCGGGTGGTCGCGGAGATGAACGACATGCCCGCCGTGGTGCGGTTCGCGTCGGCGGGCATCGGCGTGGGGGTCGTGCCGGACTCCGGCGTCCGCCACGACGGCGCCGTCCTGGAGCTCGAGGACGCGGTCGAACCGCTGCGGATCGGGCTGGCGATGCGGAGCGACCCGGAGCCGAACCGGGCGACGCAGGCGCTGGCCCGGGCGATCGTGGCCGCGCGGCGCTGA